A portion of the Musa acuminata AAA Group cultivar baxijiao chromosome BXJ1-1, Cavendish_Baxijiao_AAA, whole genome shotgun sequence genome contains these proteins:
- the LOC135587863 gene encoding aquaporin PIP2-2-like encodes MEGKIDGMRYHSLEKNGRGRAATGGLLRPATGASARLPRASPLVLLPGPAWDFGGAILAYCTVSIINPAVSFGLLLGRKISLLRAVLDMVLQCMGAICGVGIIKGIMNHPYNSLGGRANQVAAGCSQGTALGAEIIGTFVLVYTVFSATDPKRRSWLLPRPGLHQSPHCISSTSVFPQTLRSCMRCRSWRHCRSGSRCSPSTWGRFRSRGSTRRGVSERRYCTTSARHGVITGSSGWARSPERWPRQ; translated from the exons ATGGAAGGGAAGATCGATGGAATGCG CTACCACTCCTTGGAGAAGAACGGCAGAGGCAGAGCGGCCACCGGTGGACTACTAAGACCCGCCACCGGCGCCTCTGCTCGGCTTCCACGAGCTTCGCCGTTGGTCCTTCTACCGGGCCCCGCCTGGGACTTCGGCGGCGCCATCCTCGCCTACTGCACc GTGAGCATTATCAATCCTGCGGTCTCGTTCGGGCTTCTGCTGGGCCGGAAGATCTCGCTCCTGCGCGCGGTGCTTGACATGGTGTTGCAGTGCATGGGAGCTATCTGCGGCGTCGGAATCATCAAGGGGATCATGAATCACCCCTACAACTCCCTCGGCGGCAGAGCCAACCAAGTGGCCGCAGGTTGCTCCCAGGGCACCGCTCTCGGTGCCGAGATCATCGGCACCTTCGTGCTCGTTTACACTGTCTTCTCGGCCACCGACCCCAAGCGCAGGTCATGGTTGCTCCCACGTCCCGGTCTGCACCAATCGCCACACTGCATCTCCTCCACGAGTGTGTTCCCACAAACGCTTCGGAGCTGCATGCGGTGCAGGTCATGGCGCCACTGCCGATCGGGTTCGCGGTGTTCACCGTCCACCTGGGGACGATTCCGATCACGGGGATCAACCCGGCGAGGAGTCTCGGAGCGGCGGTACTGTACGACCAGCGCAAGGCATGGCGTGATCAC TGGATCTTCTGGGTGGGCCCGTTCGCCGGAGCGCTGGCCGCGGCAGTGA
- the LOC103979494 gene encoding la-related protein 1B: MTTAFDPSTPASAATVRRSPALSWSRVVCGEPRAAAPSTSDPADRPPTPGTAAETVVAGRTSPSPPLEGAERINDGNAAGQRPGWNVPANGASEGDSVMSVGSWPALSELAMAFPRPSSSSQHSNVPADGSNGDPVGSVIVTPPPMANSNDPNPRSSPCRPNSTPSSMDTSSTSSASSTNSAPVSPQPTRTLEEAFPVGMEVGWEPYPRDHNRVNNTWDRNRGSGFAPQHHSGSDRHGGYNRNRQRNNGGGGFHHGNHGRRQDHEWGGYDWNASQGFNGRDPHMTTPLVPQWGYSRPFLQQSPYTPVPFIGIPPHVQPFVGGPMGFTDVRSVYYVAPVPPFDPMGNVTSVSHQAPTAARPTVFLSPLDHTRNMLMRQIEYYFSRENLCKDSFLRVHMDDQGWIPVSLIASFNRVRQLSSSIPFILDSIRGSLVVEVQGERVRRRSDWMDWILPRAQGQNGVVASPLESPATSAHDSVTAHDQSLGLDEGPS, from the exons ATGACAACGGCCTTCGATCCCTCCACCCCCGCGTCCGCCGCAACCGTCAGACGAAGCCCTGCCCTCTCCTGGAGCCGCGTCGTTTGTGGTGAGCCCCGAGCCGCCGCCCCTTCCACCTCTGACCCCGCCGATCGCCCTCCGACTCCTGGCACTGCTGCCGAGACCGTTGTCGCCGGCCGAACGTCTCCCTCGCCGCCGCTGGAGGGCGCGGAGCGTATAAACGACGGCAATGCGGCCGGACAGAGGCCGGGTTGGAACGTCCCGGCGAATGGGGCGAGCGAGGGGGATTCCGTGATGAGCGTCGGCTCCTGGCCCGCGCTCTCAGAGTTGGCCATGGCCTTCCCCAGGCCATCCTCCTCCTCGCAACACTCCAACGTCCCCGCGGATGGATCGAACGGCGATCCAGTG GGGTCTGTGATCGTAACTCCGCCGCCGATGGCAAATTCTAACGATCCTAACCCACGTTCTAGCCCGTGTCGGCCGAATTCCACACCTAGTTCAATGGATACGAGCAGCACTAGCAGTGCTTCATCGACCAATAGTGCACCCGTGTCACCTCAACCAACCCGCACCTTGGAGGAGGCCTTTCCCGTTGGTATGGAAGTAGGCTGGGAACCTTATCCCAGGGATCACAATAGGGTCAATAACACATGGGATCGCAATCGAGGCAGTGGTTTCGCACCACAGCACCATAGCGGCAGTGACCGCCATGGGGGATACAATAGAAACCGGCAGCGAAATAATGGTGGTGGGGGATTCCATCATGGAAACCATGGAAGAAGACAGGATCATGAGTGGGGAGGCTATGACTGGAATGCTTCTCAAGGTTTTAATGGTAGAGATCCACATATGACTACCCCACTGGTTCCGCAGTGGGGCTATTCACGGCCGTTCCTTCAGCAATCCCCATATACTCCGGTACCATTCATTGGCATTCCTCCGCATGTCCAGCCCTTTGTAGGTGGTCCCATGGGCTTCACGG ATGTTCGTTCTGTCTATTATGTTGCGCCAGTGCCACCTTTTGATCCAATGGGAAATGTGACATCGGTTTCTCATCAAGCACCAACTGCAGCACGTCCTACTGTGTTTTTATCCCCATTGGATCATACGCGTAATATGTTAATGAGGCAAATTGAGTACTATTTCAG TCGTGAAAATTTGTGCAAGGATTCATTCTTGAGGGTGCATATGGATGACCAGGGCTGGATTCCTGTCTCCTTGATTGCATCCTTCAATCGA GTTAGGCAATTATCAAGTAGCATACCATTTATATTGGATTCCATCCGAGGCTCATTGGTTGTGGAAGTACAG GGTGAAAGAGTCAGAAGACGCAGCGATTGGATGGATTGGATTCTTCCTCGAGCGCAGGGGCAAAATGGTGTTGTTGCTTCTCCACTTGAGTCTCCAGCAACATCTGCCCATGATTCGGTGACTGCCCACGACCAAAGTCTTGGATTGGACGAGGGTCCATCTTGA